The Drosophila innubila isolate TH190305 chromosome 2R unlocalized genomic scaffold, UK_Dinn_1.0 1_C_2R, whole genome shotgun sequence DNA window AAATGGTTTGCGATTTCGCATTTGAGCAATtgcgtttaattttattcataattcGTGTCTAGGGTTTCTCGACCGCTTTTAATCGCTGTATAATTGTTGCCTCTttcatctctttctctctctctctcttcgccACTCTCCTTCCCGCTCTCTCGGAGTGTGCTACCATTTTAGCTACTCCTTAGCTAGATTTAGCTATTTTGTAACTGCTTAAGCtggaaaattttaagattggaTTTTAGTTATAAATCTGACTAATTTCAGAATAGATTTGACTACACTGCACGAAATTACCAGTCTATAACATCaagaatacttaaaaaaaaaaaattaagtcggtcaagaaaaaaaaattaagtcgGTCggttaagtaaatatttttatattcaaattaaaagctttaaatattacaatttatacGATAAActtaaagcttttttaaaatattttttacttttgtttgtttgttttaaattcaaattattcataagttatttttatttatttcaaatcatATCTTctaatttaagtttaacttCAACTTTTGTCAACTCCTCGTAGTCGacgttaaaaataataaatgaaaggAAAAGAAAGGAAATATAGTTCACATAAGACCTgcactttttatattataagttTAACATAAGACtatgtattatttgttttcataaaattgtaGTGTTTTTAAAGCAtggttaaaaattttgtagttAATtctagcaattttttttttccatttagcTATTTTAGCCCTTGAAATTGTGGCAACACTGTGTGTAAATATGTTGTGATCAGAGCTGAAATTAAGCTTGATTAATTTGTTGGTTGCGTTATCGACGCGTCGGCATCTGGGCCcgaacccaaacccaaacccgaATCGGACCTCGACCTGGGCCCGtaactgaaaactgaataCTAAAGCGGGCCAACAAAGTTATTAAACTGGATTGGGTGTGCAATTGGGGCGTGGCACTTTGTTGGTCAGATAATAAAGCGTGGACAGCTTTCGATGCTGGACGACGGCATCGAAGcaagcacaaaaaataaaataacacaattatacactggaatttctatttttatggCCAACGGATGTTGTCTAAAGAGCTAAAAGCAATGTTTTAATGGGCCATTTTGAAAGATGCGTGCCGATAAGATAAATGTGGCTTATTAATTAGCTGCCCTACACACTTACAAACATACAGTCAGACAAGTAACTACTttgaaaaattccaaaattcacttaaacaaatttaaaaataaatttaagtaacgCACTTACTGGGctcaactattttaaatattaaaaatacatacatatgcgctatttatctatttaaatttaaaaacattcgtttttttgtctaaatagttttattacaTACAGTAGCTATTCCAGTGGAATACtgaacgcacacacacacacacacagcttaATGCAGTCAATTTCCCATATGCAACCTAACCTCAAACTTGGGCCAATTAGacaagctcacacacacacacgcgcatgTGTGTGAAGCAGCAAAAAAAGGCatcaaaaacaattatgaAATCACAGCAGATGTTGGAACGAAATTGCGGTGGTGATTTATAAAGCGCAGActaaaaacaactacaacaacaacaatgacatcAACATTAACATCAAAAAGCGaaacaattttcttatattttttcattttattgaataaGCAAAATGCGAACGAAAGACATGAAAGGAGGCAGCAAAAAAAccaaagagcaacaacagcatgtgttacacattcacacacatattatgtatgtgtgtgcgtgtgtgtgtgtgtgaaaagaGGATGGAGGCAGTAAAAGGACTGCAGATGCGCAGCCACAAGCCAGCAACAACTTATGTACGTTGGAGATTTACGACTTAAATGCTGCAGCGCATAATCAAAAAGACAAGCTATcgaagcagcgacagcagcagcagcagcagcagaaggagcagcagcaggagccgGCAGAAGGAGCTGGCTGAAAGCAGCGACGCGATGCGACGCTGGCAGTGCacttaattaacaaatatacaaacacTTAACATAACCTCAACTGACAGCCTGCTCGTTGGGAGCagagtgctgctgctgctgtgcgaGCGAGACAACGCTTGTGTGCATACCGAAAAACTGCCCCACAccctcacacgcacacaccaaTGCAATGCGAGCGCGTGAGCTTGCTCCCCATTGGTTATTCGAAATTGCGAGAGCGCACAGCGtcaaagcgagagagagcatGTGTATTTCTattgtgcttgtgtgtgtgtgtgttttgttctTATTGCCGTTCCGGTTTTGGGCCCAGCAAACGAAAACGAAAGACGACGCTGCTCGCTCTCTTGCTCAATTTTTGCCGTCTCGTTTAGTTGCAAGTTCGCGGGAGCTTCAGTTGGTTCAGCTGACTGGCAGAGCGCACGTAACGGAAACCGGGCGAGagacttttttattattattatcgtcgtttgtttgcttgcttgtttgtctgtctttctGCCTGTCGGAACgtttaatagtttttatgtttgaatattGAAAGCGGGCAAAGCGCCATCTAGCGGCGAGACGTGACAAAAGTGCGCGTGTGTGACTAGTTGTGAATTGTAAATGAAAttgtgttatttaaaaatgccgACGGCTTTGCAACAGCTCAAACAGGGCTAAGAGACATTACCACGCCCACAAACTATAGCAGGGGATGGGGCTGACaacatttacaacaacaactttatcAGTGAAACTACAATTAAATTTGCGTGCAGCGTTTCGACTCGAAGCAGCGCATTTGGCAGCGACTTTTAAGGcgcatattaaattatattaaatacaactCAAACTCcacaaacttaaattaaataatttgtgtgCAGCGTCTCAACTTGAAGCAGCGCTTTAGCTGTGTCTCCAATTAATTGTCAGCTGACTTTTAGTTGTTTTCTGGTCGACAATGCAGAAGGCGACTTTTTAAAGccaatatgaaatattaaataaaataaaataattcgtGTGCAGCGTCTCAGCTCGAAGCAACATTTTGGCTGTGTCATAAATTGTTCTCTCGTCAACGATGCAGACGGCGACTTTGTGAGGCCAATTTGGACGTTTCTCTTGGAAAACTGGCAGCACTTATGTCCACGCTGGCCGCAAGTCGCCAACCGACGCTGAATTTGCAACTGAAACGCAACAACGCGAATTCGTCACAGGAAACGCAAGCGGTAGCAGAGACGGGAGTCGAGTCCGTGATTGCGATGCATCCGGATTgcttgccactgccactggcGGCAAGTGGCAGCCACGGCAACAGTCCGCAGCTGCAACAGCCCGAGGATGGCGATGAGGATGAAGGATCCTCCGCCTGCGATGAGCATATGGTCAACATATTGGATGATGCGGAGGGGGAAGCggaggaggatgaggaggaggacGCGGATGCGGCCAGTTGCTGCAGTGAGAACAGCGTCTTGAGCGTGGGGCAGGAACAGTCGCAGGTGGCAGCTGCCGCACATGCCACACGTCAACGGCTGCTCATGTCGCAGCTGTATCGTCCGTCGGCTTTTAGCAGCGTACCGCAACCGCCAAGCATTGAGGATGCCACCGCCTGCCTGCCCCAAATGGTGGCAACACCAGCCAGCTTTCAGGAGGAATTCCTGCGCAAGTCTCAGCTCTATGCGGAGGAGCTGATGAAGCAGCAGATGCAGCTAATGGCGGCGGCCAGAGTGAATGCCCTCACAGCGGCTGTGATGCCACTGGGATGCGGCTTGCGTGCCCCAAAGATGAcgcagcagctgcaaatggcggcggcggcagcggcagcagctgcgaTGCGACAACCCACAACGGGACAGGATGCACTTGCTCAGCTGACGGCCACGGCATTGGGCATTGGCAATGCAACGCATTCGCAtcaattgctgctgcaacagcagcaacacttgccacacagctaccagcaacaacagcaaacacagcatcacaacaacaacaacaacaacaataataataataataatattaataatatcaacaacaatctCAGAGTGGATAACTTTCAAGAACGCGCTCTTAAATTCAGCatcgataatattttgaaagcgGATTTCGGCACACGCTTGCAACAACGTTTGGCGGCCGCAGCTGCGGCTGCCACGCCTCCCATTGCCGCCGCCCCCTTGAAGGCGCCCCGAAAGACAACGAAACCTTTGAATCTGGCCCAATCTCAGTCCCACTCCCAATCCCAGCTGCAGGTGCAAACACAGCCCAGTCTGAGCTTCTCCAGCTCGCTGgccaacatctgcagcaacagcaacgactcCAACAGCACcgccaccagcagcagcaccaacaacaacaacaacaacaacaatacgcCAGCCATTGATTTGGTCAAGTCATCATCCAATGCCACATCGCCAGCtccaggagcagcagcagcaggaagtAAATCTAGTGAGGATGCCACAACAGGatcgggaacgggaacgggaagtGGGAGTGGAACCAGTTCCACGCCCATTGTGTGGCCAGCGTGGGTTTATTGCACCCGTTACAGCGATCGTCCCAGTTCAGGTGAGTTTACTTTCAAAGAGCTATCGATAGTAATAAGTCGATAAAATCGgggaaaaaaatcaagttaaaaatcatatttaaaattaatcaatttagcAATTCAATTTCTGAGTTTAATGTGAAGATATGGCAATAGATAGAATACAATTGTTGACGAGATCAGAATCCGActtaatattgtattatttcttGATCAATTTACTGTTCTAATACCACGGAACATccaatcaataaataataatctattcaatttgtttgttacaaaataaaaatcgtagaagcgaaattttcctttttttacttttctgtGCATAAATTTCGACAAAATAATGcgtattatattcaaattccATACTACTATtactattgttttttaaacgAAAAATCTTAACTTTGGAGCAATACTATTGTCTAAGAAATAGATTgagaataaacattttttaaagtagAGAAGAATTCTTAATTGTAAAATCATTAGTTTTagtaggtttttttttttttttttttttgatttttctcttAGAAACCctgattttttaagaatatattttaaacgaATGTTCATGATTTTCAAAACTGCCACTTTGTTCATCAGTGTAGGACGCATTTCgattaaatcaatattaatttaaataatttttcaataacattATTTAGTATTATGCAATATACTTCCTTGATTTGTGCTATTGTACATTTGGTGGAATTAGATGAAAATGTCTAAAGGTtaactttaaatgaaatgtatacAAATGCAATATGAAATCGCAGTAAATATTGTTCTTACCTcgaaaaatgttataaaatttatatttttagattaactAACTTTATGTTTTTCTCAAATGTGTTTTTAAGTTCTTCAAGAATGAAACGCAATAAAATTGTACCAGTTTAatcaaaaacagaaaaacaaccTTTAAATCGATGTATTATATATCGATGATTTCAAAATGGTTtactaattaaatatcattttttatcgCTGCCTTATCAATATTCCTAGTTAAGAATTGATCCTTACGATCCTGACAGGAGTGTAAGGGAATCTCTTCAAGTCCGTTGCTGATAGAGGAGCTATTTAGAATTTTGATGACAAGTCCTCATAGACAAACTCTAATCTGGGTAGTCGGTGTGGGGAGTGTTGAGTAGTTGAGTGGTTGAGTGGCTCGTAAACAGTTGAGCAAACAAACTGGCAACCACAGAGCATTCCCGTTTCCCGTTTCCCTATTACCGACTCCCAATTCTCGACTTTCGACTCTCGGCGTCAATCTGCAGCTCATTAGTTTGCAACCACCACCAAAAAAAAGGGCAACACACAGTCATGACACGCTCAATCCACAcaaaacacactcacacacacatatctatatacaccacacacacacacacacacagagagagtaCCCTCACCCTTGGCACATCCGCATTCACAACCACTTTGGACTCATGAAGTGTCTGCTCGAGTGGTTTTTATGTCCTTATGGCTTATGTAACATAACTTAAGCTCATTATGCGCGTgcttctcactctctccctccctcaacccctctctttctctctttctctcctcTGGGAATCATGGCACTCATGAATTTAGTTTATGCCACCGCAGAGAATTTTTGGTGTAATCGTTTGCCTAATAATTTGATGTGGCAACGCTCTCTACATTATTATCCTTTGCCCTCCTTCAAAAGGGGGTTGCATTTCCACCCCCACCCTCACCACGTTTCAGTGCGATTTGCAGCTAGTCATTTTGTTAGCCATTCCCATTAACTTGGCCTAATAATAGCCTGCACAGcatatgtttaatattaagtAATAAATCAATGTTAATAAAAGCTAATTAcgtgtattaaataaaagacagTTTGGAAGTTCTTaagtaacttaaatatgtaatgggaatattatttaatttatttggaaATACATTTACATGTATTACTGAAACGTTGGAATTGAATGTATGAGTAATTGAGgagtatttacaaatataaatactaactaaattaatgaaatcagtgtaaataaaagttcattaattaaatgataGTTGACAAGTcctaaaataagtttattatgtaattttagaaatactcaatttattttggaaGTCATTTCCATCGATTaatgaaaagtttaaaataaatgtataaaaaatgaaagaagaagaaatgaaatgatgatttatattaattatattatttcgaataattaatattactagttaataatattaataagttGGAGTACTGCaaataattaagaattttaatatcatttaaattggAATATTGTGTAATTTGTATATGATTAAAATCTCtacaaattgattaaaattaaaattaaaagaataatgCTATCTTTAAGATCTAGTATATTTAATGAGTTAATCAAAGAAATAGTGCTTATGAAATTCTTAGAGATTCTCAAGGACATTCTTTAGACACGAAATGATATGAATTAATCTCATAAAAACCTATCACTTATCAAATTATCGTGTTCTCTTGTGATTCCAGAAATTTTCTATCTGTAATAATATATTGTCTGTAATATTGTTAATATACTCGTACTTTTCCAGTAAACTCAAGGAATTTCTACAGATCCCGTGTTGTGATTCTTTTTTCTTAGAATCGCCTCAGTCTTATCTATATGTCCTGACTCAATTCAGATCAGAAAAGCGCTAAACATTGTCATACTCAGTTATTCATTGGGGTAATCATTCAATGACTGATATGGATTCATTATCTCGCTAGTTT harbors:
- the LOC117785158 gene encoding homeobox protein invected isoform X1, yielding MSTLAASRQPTLNLQLKRNNANSSQETQAVAETGVESVIAMHPDCLPLPLAASGSHGNSPQLQQPEDGDEDEGSSACDEHMVNILDDAEGEAEEDEEEDADAASCCSENSVLSVGQEQSQVAAAAHATRQRLLMSQLYRPSAFSSVPQPPSIEDATACLPQMVATPASFQEEFLRKSQLYAEELMKQQMQLMAAARVNALTAAVMPLGCGLRAPKMTQQLQMAAAAAAAAAMRQPTTGQDALAQLTATALGIGNATHSHQLLLQQQQHLPHSYQQQQQTQHHNNNNNNNNNNNNINNINNNLRVDNFQERALKFSIDNILKADFGTRLQQRLAAAAAAATPPIAAAPLKAPRKTTKPLNLAQSQSHSQSQLQVQTQPSLSFSSSLANICSNSNDSNSTATSSSTNNNNNNNNTPAIDLVKSSSNATSPAPGAAAAGSKSSEDATTGSGTGTGSGSGTSSTPIVWPAWVYCTRYSDRPSSGRSPRTRKPKKPTASSAAGSAGSGDKSDPDGNSGCNNVPEDKRPRTAFSGTQLARLKHEFNENRYLTEKRRQQLSGELGLNEAQIKIWFQNKRAKLKKSSGTKNPLALQLMAQGLYNHSTVPLTREEEELQELQEAAAASAAAAAATSSEPS
- the LOC117785158 gene encoding homeobox protein invected isoform X2 is translated as MSTLAASRQPTLNLQLKRNNANSSQETQAVAETGVESVIAMHPDCLPLPLAASGSHGNSPQLQQPEDGDEDEGSSACDEHMVNILDDAEGEAEEDEEEDADAASCCSENSVLSVGQEQSQVAAAAHATRQRLLMSQLYRPSAFSSVPQPPSIEDATACLPQMVATPASFQEEFLRKSQLYAEELMKQQMQLMAAARVNALTAAVMPLGCGLRAPKMTQQLQMAAAAAAAAAMRQPTTGQDALAQLTATALGIGNATHSHQLLLQQQQHLPHSYQQQQQTQHHNNNNNNNNNNNNINNINNNLRVDNFQERALKFSIDNILKADFGTRLQQRLAAAAAAATPPIAAAPLKAPRKTTKPLNLAQSQSHSQSQLQVQTQPSLSFSSSLANICSNSNDSNSTATSSSTNNNNNNNNTPAIDLVKSSSNATSPAPGAAAAGSKSSEDATTGSGTGTGSGSGTSSTPIVWPAWVYCTRYSDRPSSAGFTVLIAGKLCKNILLTRN